The genomic window GACTCAGGTGTGTGGTGGTTACCATAGCAacagtgtctctgtctcacctggACAGCTTTCAGCATCTGATAGAAGTAAAGTTTGGTGACGGATTCCTTGAGCTGCTGCTGAGTCTTTAGTTTGTGGAACaactctcctccctccatcctgagagacagacaggcagacagacagacaggcaggacTTTATTAGCCTTAAAGATAAACCATAACATCTACCAGTATCAGACTGGTAACCAGTATCAGTGTGATCAGCAGCAACTCTGTGAAACTGAATCAATACATTTATTGATCTTATTGATGATGATCAGCTGACTCACAGCTCCAACACGATGTAATAACTGTCGTCTGTCTGATAGAAGTCCTCCGTCTTTATGAGACAAGGCTGCAGGAcacaaggagaggaggagacaaggaggagaggagacaaggagaggatAAAAACACCATCAGTGATTACTGATAATACtaagttattaaataattattgaataattaataattaaattaaaaatatttgaaaatatgaattattaaataataataataattaattaacaGTTATTAAACCATTAATAACAGtaattattgttgttattagtAACGTCTCTTAaagggtcagtgtgtgtgatctTGTCTCTTCTTCGTTGGTGTCAGACTCACGTGGTCGATTCTCTGCAGGATCTCGATCTCTGTCTGTGCGTTTCGTGTCGCCGTCTGTGAttggacaaaaacaaacatcacatgATCACCATCCTGACCTGCCGCTGGTCATCAGTGAGTCTGACGTTCAGACGCCATCTTTGTagttctttttatgtttttccccATCTAACACCAGCTTCATTGCTCAccggaaggaaagaaggaaacaaGGGAAGGAAACAAggggaggaagaaggagagctctcagccaatcagagagcagacgAGATGACTCACCCCTTCAGACTGGAAGTTCTTCttgtttattattttcactGCAAATTTCCTGCAGGACGATCGCTCGAACGCTAGTTTGACCTCACCACACACTcctctgtaacacacacacacacacacacacacacacacacactaagttcagtgtgtcagagcacaggaagtgacatcatggtggcgtGAACAGTGACTCACGTGCCGATGCGTCGAGACAGCAGATATTTCTCCTGAAGCTCTCTGGGTAAACTGGACTGATCGTCGGACATCAGGTCCATGAAGACAAACActgcggacagacagacagacagtaagAGGTGAGACCTGTGTCCACAGTCACCTGTTGAGGTGTTCAGCCGTGTCTCACCTTTGTTTCGTGGCTCAGCCAGAGCGAGCACGGCGTTGTTGATGAGAGGAAGCTTCCTGTCCTGACCGATCTTTATCCCGTCAACAAACGTCCCGTTGTTACTGTAGTCCTCCACAAACACCTCGCTGccctcctgacacacacacacacacacacacacacacacacacacacacacacttacggTCAGGGtatacactcacacaccttCACTCAGTCATCAtcagtaaacaggaagtgacctcaCTCTGTAGATCCTGAAGTGTTTCTTGCTGTAGATTCGGaactttttggattctttgtcaTTCGGATCTCTGAGGACATACTGACACTTTGGACCGCGTCCAAACAGGTACTGCTCCTCAAAACagtctgtaaacaaacaaacaaacaaacaaacaaacaaacaatcaacaacaagaaacaaacagtaccaatgttagcattagcctcagtgttagcatgttagcacgtGTGGGCTCACCAAGGCTCCTGAAGCCCGGGGCCATCGGCAGCAGGCGGCCCCAGGGTTGTGGTTCGGGCTCCTCGGGGACAGACGGTAGGGTGACAGGGATGGTGTCCACGCTGCTCAGCGTCCCCGAGCCGCTGGACGACTGGCTACCTGATGTCGGCCCACTGGAAGAACTGGAACCAGGCTGGGACTTGGGCTGGGACGGGGACTGGGTGGACTGGGTTGATTGGGTGGACTGGGCCTGGGATGGGGACAAAGTGGACTGGGCCTGGGACGGGGACTGGGTGGACTGGGGCTGGTCCCCCTCATTGGGAGCCTCCTCAGACATCTCCCAGCCCTGCAGAATAAACACATGACGTCATACTGGAGTCTGTAGACACGCCCCTCAGCCTCATGATCAGAGGGAACATTTAAAAGCTCTGCGCCAAACTGCTTTTAGAAAATGTCCTATTTTAAAATCAAAGGCCCGTTAACTGACAACATCAACACGGAGAACAAGAGTGAGACACGTGTCACAGACCGTCTGGACTCTTCTTCACTTCGGCTTTAAATCAAcatgaaataaacaacaaacagcttCTTAATGAGGGAGCTCATTGAGTCACATCCGGCTTCAGTCTCAGCCAACACGCGGACGAGTTGACCTTAAATTAGAGGATTTGTTAATGGAGTTCGGTGTGTGGAGATAATCTGTCTCCAGACTGACGGTGTGTGAGCTGCAGCCTCAGACTGACCTGAGACCAGACCCGGGTCAGGAGACCCGCATTAGACCTGAATATGAACCAGAACCAAGCGAACCAGCTCCGCATCCGCTGCCAACCCTCCGACCCACCTCATATCACCGCCGGGACGAAGCGGGACGAAGCGAGCCGAGCCGAGCCGAGCCGAGCCGTGCTAACTCGGCCTCGTACACCACCGTTAATCGTCCACTCACCGTTCAGACGGTCTCCTCCGGGTCTCTGCAGGTAAACACACCGGACTGCAGCGGACCGGGACACGTGGGgacacttttccttttttcttttttttctttttaccggGCTCGAGCATGAAACGCACTTCCTGGTGCCGTGTTTTCGTCCTGCGTCATGTGACCGTCCCAGCCAATGAGAAGTTCTCAGACCCGTCACGTGAGTTTGGAGCGGCGGGTGTGTTTCCGGGTCTGGATTCAGGGTCCTGCAGCAGAGACACGGCGCTAGACGCTCACGCATGATCCCGATGATGATCAATACCGATCGATAAGTGACTGATGACTCAAACACCTGTCCGTCTGCACACCTGTGTGACGTCATGTCCAAACAGAGGAGTGCTGCTAAAACTCTGATCATCACAGACGGTGaggtcacacacaaactgttgacATGTTTATATCATACATGTTTATAAGTAACAACAGAGGGTGGTCACGTGTCAGTGATCGCACTGtgttgggactattttcagcggcgGAGGTTCGTCAGTGGACCTGAACGGTCAGTTTGTTAttaatggggggggggggggctaaaTCACTGCTGTTTATGGCggtattttatatttaacttaatttaactgatgtttataaacaataaatcgtgttttctttaaatatttatcgacggttttattttctttttccattatttttttaaaacaaggtGCAGCATGTCGTCTGTAAAAtatgtggttgttgttttttttcttaatttaaaaaaaacaaacgaaaACTTCCTTTAATTCTCTCTGTTGATAAAACTTGTCTTTGAGTCGTGTTTTCTTACTGAAACTGTAatgatgaagaagaggatgaagaagaggatgatgatgatgatcccTCAGTCAGACTCCAGCAGCGTcctcctgatgacatcattgggTCAAACTGAGCAAGACGACGCTGCTGGTCCATCcaactgtctgtctgcctgtctgtctgtgtgtgtctctctgtgtgtctgtgtgtgtgtcatctgtctgtgtgtgtgtgtctgtctgtctgtctgtctctctgtctgtctgtgtgtgtctgtctgtctgtctgtctgtctgtctgtctgtctgtgtgcatgtcgAACTGATGATCATGTGCACGTGATGTTTGAAGCTGATTTCACATGTTCAGacatcagtgacatcactgcaggATGGCGACTGGTACTCTGATTACTTTATTGTAATAACAATACTCTAGTACTTTTATTACTCTGTGTTTATAGAGACTGATCAGCTGATCTGAGGTCAGGTCAGATCTGTGACAGATACCCTCCATGTTGTCCTGAGGGTCAGTGAATGCATCCACAGTGTCTGTGATGTcatgctgccacctgctggtcactGAGAGACAAACAGCTCTGAgttcttcttctactactaataataatgatcctCCTCATGATGCCTCCTGTGAGCAGACGAGGAGGTGGAGGCCGAGGACCTGAACCCGTTCTCCTTCAGAGAGTTTCTACGCTGGAAGaaccagaaccagaaccagGACCCAGaacaggaccaggaccaggaggGACACAGTAAGGTACAACAGCTGCAGTCtgaaaccacagaagaagaaccagctattattattactgttatcatccttcttcttcttcttcttctgcttgttaaagactccatctgtctctgtgtctctctcagaGGTCGTTTGACGTCGGGAgcgtgacctttgaccctgagGTCAGGAGCTGTTTCTTCTCTGAGCCCTCTCTGGCACCACAGgtacagtgacatcatcactgacaTCACAGTGTACCCTCGTCTGGGAGGGAGGTCTCGCCCCTCCAGGATTATCAGGATGCACTGAGATAAAATGGAGAACAGTGAATATGGAGAGAACaactaatgtgtgtgtgtatgtgtccaatcaggaggaggaggagtgggggCGGAGCTTCCAGTCAGGTGTAGACAGCACCTCCTCCCTctacacagaggaggaggaagacgacgAGGAGGAGACCAGGTGAGTCATGCTGTTcactgattggttgattgcTGTCACATTAGAGGCGGAGCTTAATGGTTGTAATGTTGTTGGGATCACATCATGTGTCACATTTCTGAATGAAAACAGGTTCTCCTCCAAACCTGAGATCCAGCagggaggagcaggaggaggagcaggaggaggaggagagaactATGAAGGAGATGATGAGACCTCCATAGCTGAACCAGTCACCTCCTGCAGGAAGAGGAGTGGGCGGAGCAGTCAGATACAGCAGGTACGTGTCAGAGCGGTCAGACTGTGAGGATGAGGTGTTCAgggtctgctgctgtttgtttttgtttctttgtttccagcgtgctcctgaatgcaCGACAGGACCGCCACCTGTCTGTATGCTGATGTTTCCTCCTCGTCTCAGGTCATGTCACAGTCGTAGTGTCGTGTGATTCACTGTTACAGGAGCTGAACGTGTTTACTGAGTGATGCTaacacagatacagaaacacaaacGTGTCATTGGCTGCTGGATTGTACGACAGCGTCCCCGCGgccatgtctgtctgtggttaCTAAGAGCTGCTGAATTAAAATCAACTGAAGTCACTGTCTGCTTCTTAGActaattgaccctttgctaagtcccgcccttctgacacaaactggccaatcatagcgcAGCATCGGCCGGCTGGAACAAGGCTGTGCTCAGTAGACTCCTCCTTCAGACACAATCTGTAGAGCTTCTGTTGTCTTCTCTTTGAAATCACTTCTCCTTTTTAGAAAACTTTAATGTTCCTTCTGGAAGTGACATCATGGGCTCCATGCTGACATCACAAAGAGGCGgagcttagcaaagggtcaatacAACCAACAGTACAGTGGTAATCAGTGTGTATGGTGTAGAAGGAACGGATGTCCACACTTATCTACCTCCTGACCTACCCTCTGACCTTGCGTCTAACGACCAACCTACCTTCTTATCTACCAACCTACCCACCTACTGAACTGAAGAATTACCTACCTATTGATCAATATACCAAACAACCTACTTACCTACCTATCCTGCAACCTATCTAGTGACCTTCCTACCTTCTGACCTACCAAACTACCTACCGATTATCTACCAAACTGCTAATTCTACCAAACTGCCTGCCTATATCTACCGTCTGACCTACGTACCAATCTATCTACCTACCGAATTAAAGAACTACCTATGTAGCTACCAAACTATCTAACTACCCACTGAACTACCTACCCACCAACCTATATACTGACCAACCTATCAACCTAATGACCTTCCAACCTACCTAGCAAACTAAATACTGATCAACCAATCTACCTACCAAACTGGCGAActgcctacctacctaccttccAATCTATTTAACAACCTCCCTACTGAATGAACTCAAGAACTACCTACCTTCCGCTCAACACACCAGACCACCTACTTACTTACCTACCCTGCAACCTGTCAACCTACCTACCAACCTTCCAGCCTTTCGAAGTACCTAACAACTGGACCTACTTACCTACTCACTGAACTACCTATCAATCAAACTACCTACCAAACTCttcctacctacctacctttTAATCTGTCCAACAACCTATCCACCTACTGAACTACTTACCTACCCATCAACCTACCTACCAAACTACCTACCTAACGATCAGCCTACTAACTTACAGACTAACCAAGTTATCTAGCTATCTACCAAACTGCCGACCTACCCACCTACCTACCCACCTacccacctacctacctacccacctacctacccacctacctacctacctacctacctacctacccatctacctacctacctatctacctacctacctacacacctacctacctacctacctacctacccacctacctacctatctacctacccacctacctatctacctacctacctacacacctacacacctacctacctacctacctacctacctttctaactacctacctacctacctacctatctatctacctacccacctacctacccacctacctacctacctacctacccacctacctacccacctacccacctacctacctacctacccacctacctacctacctatctaactacctacctacctacctacctacctacctatctacctacctacctatctatctacctacccacctacccatctacctacctacctttctaactacctacctatctacctacctacctatctatctacctacccaCCTACCCACCTacccacctacctacctacctacctacctatctatctacctacccacctacctacctacctacctacctatctaactacctacctacctacctacctacctacccacctacctacctacctacctacctacccacctacctacctatctacctacccacttacctacctacctacctacctacctatctacctacctaccttcTGAACAATGTACTGATCTACCTGTCTACCGAACCAAAGAACACCTATGTACCTTTTGACCTATCGGCTTACCTACCTACGTACCAACTTACCGACCCACTGACCGACCCACTGACTGACGGATGGACCTACCTGTCTGTATGT from Epinephelus moara isolate mb chromosome 8, YSFRI_EMoa_1.0, whole genome shotgun sequence includes these protein-coding regions:
- the chek2 gene encoding serine/threonine-protein kinase Chk2 translates to MSEEAPNEGDQPQSTQSPSQAQSTLSPSQAQSTQSTQSTQSPSQPKSQPGSSSSSGPTSGSQSSSGSGTLSSVDTIPVTLPSVPEEPEPQPWGRLLPMAPGFRSLDCFEEQYLFGRGPKCQYVLRDPNDKESKKFRIYSKKHFRIYREGSEVFVEDYSNNGTFVDGIKIGQDRKLPLINNAVLALAEPRNKVFVFMDLMSDDQSSLPRELQEKYLLSRRIGTGVCGEVKLAFERSSCRKFAVKIINKKNFQSEGTATRNAQTEIEILQRIDHPCLIKTEDFYQTDDSYYIVLELMEGGELFHKLKTQQQLKESVTKLYFYQMLKAVQYLHSNGIIHRDLKPENVLLSSLEDVCLIKVTDFNQSRILDSTLLMRTLCGTPSYLAPEVFTHATSTGYGLAVDAWSLGVLLFVCLGGYPPFHESFGHLTVTEQIIRGEFIMVPSKWSHISDRAKDMVRKLLVVDPSKRMTIEEALQHPWLQDQEMIQTAHRLMYPSDAAAAAPPPGPSPQQEAESASVISKRKRRRDEGDKDEGEEHPAKRSQAPPPDPL
- the entr1 gene encoding endosome-associated-trafficking regulator 1 codes for the protein MSKQRSAAKTLIITDDEEVEAEDLNPFSFREFLRWKNQNQNQDPEQDQDQEGHSKRSFDVGSVTFDPEVRSCFFSEPSLAPQEEEEWGRSFQSGVDSTSSLYTEEEEDDEEETRFSSKPEIQQGGAGGGAGGGGENYEGDDETSIAEPVTSCRKRSGRSSQIQQLREENMTLRRSIRELQRRSELNERRVAELSDELLQRTRQEEKEAQDLESMVHSVEQNLHLMTKRAVKAETCVNKLKMELQQLQAEVDSLRSENVNLKAAESEVVTTMRHNAQVASEYLNKTASNAHSSIRQLMGEAETLVLVSQLLQSIDKISTLDSES